One part of the Tunicatimonas pelagia genome encodes these proteins:
- a CDS encoding RagB/SusD family nutrient uptake outer membrane protein, whose translation MKFHKEIYRLPVLTLSLLWAVSCQDQLEQPLQNQDIVENIDYSETSNMILMLYGSYAELNDSQWATFPIISVRGDDVNAAGDQVPLTATDEFRYDRNFWMYNSTWLNLYTDILYWHGAMEEIEKYQEAGADASAADQYIAEIKVMRAFEILQLAKLWERILIPESSSPNDLFDIELSSFEEVMQHLSAQMDEAIPLLPNVRPNERTDVPGGVTRYTALAVKAMAHLELQDYQAVADATSQIIGTNAFSLVEDYYQLFKIPGKLSDESLLEWQYSDFGMASGTRTRYLWNFFGPSNWTPAVEGAGGGWGFWEPSVKYVKFMLDRGERERLETTVLFTPDGIAEIQSDPDYATLPDWVSNTTQSGDTFNNHPRYNFLSGKFYLPSDQLTPGRFTYGENNNFQVIRYAEILLMHAEALVNGATSSSITADEAVNLVRTRVGMAPLSGVTLDDVLDEKFAEFGTEWGVRFYDLTRYNRTDELNYAERSYDPATDRYLPYPLEQQDLLPQVREAAQNNNG comes from the coding sequence ATGAAATTTCATAAGGAAATATATCGCTTACCAGTGCTAACACTGTCACTTTTGTGGGCAGTCTCTTGTCAAGATCAGCTCGAGCAACCTCTGCAAAATCAGGATATAGTGGAGAATATTGATTACTCGGAGACGAGCAATATGATTTTGATGCTCTACGGCTCCTACGCCGAGCTAAACGATTCGCAGTGGGCAACTTTCCCGATTATCTCGGTACGGGGCGATGATGTGAATGCTGCTGGTGATCAAGTGCCACTTACCGCTACCGATGAGTTTCGTTATGATCGTAACTTCTGGATGTATAATTCTACTTGGCTTAATCTGTACACCGATATTTTATATTGGCACGGAGCGATGGAGGAGATTGAGAAATACCAAGAAGCTGGAGCCGATGCTTCTGCCGCCGACCAATACATTGCCGAAATAAAGGTGATGCGAGCCTTTGAAATACTGCAATTAGCAAAATTATGGGAACGCATTCTCATTCCTGAATCCTCCAGCCCCAATGACTTATTTGATATTGAACTTAGCTCGTTTGAGGAAGTAATGCAGCACCTGTCAGCTCAGATGGATGAAGCAATTCCCTTACTGCCCAACGTACGCCCGAACGAACGCACCGACGTACCCGGCGGGGTAACCCGCTATACGGCTTTGGCAGTGAAGGCAATGGCTCATCTGGAACTACAAGACTACCAAGCGGTAGCCGACGCTACCAGTCAAATTATCGGTACCAACGCATTCTCTTTAGTAGAAGATTACTACCAACTGTTCAAAATACCCGGAAAGCTGAGCGACGAGAGCCTGCTGGAGTGGCAGTACTCAGATTTTGGTATGGCATCCGGCACCCGGACTCGCTACCTGTGGAACTTCTTCGGACCCTCTAACTGGACCCCGGCGGTAGAAGGAGCTGGGGGTGGCTGGGGCTTCTGGGAACCCAGTGTAAAGTACGTAAAATTTATGCTCGACCGGGGCGAGCGCGAGCGACTGGAAACTACTGTCTTGTTCACCCCCGATGGGATTGCCGAAATTCAGTCAGACCCGGATTATGCTACGTTGCCCGATTGGGTTTCTAACACTACGCAGTCGGGTGATACGTTTAACAATCATCCCCGCTACAACTTTCTGAGTGGTAAGTTTTACTTACCTTCCGACCAGCTTACGCCCGGTCGGTTCACCTACGGTGAAAATAACAACTTCCAAGTCATTCGCTACGCAGAAATACTGCTGATGCACGCCGAGGCCTTGGTGAACGGGGCTACTAGTTCGTCCATTACCGCCGACGAAGCAGTGAACTTGGTACGCACCCGGGTAGGCATGGCACCACTTAGCGGAGTAACGCTGGATGATGTGTTGGATGAAAAGTTTGCTGAGTTCGGTACGGAATGGGGAGTCCGCTTTTATGACCTTACCCGCTATAACCGAACCGACGAGCTAAACTACGCCGAACGCAGCTACGATCCTGCTACTGATCGCTACTTGCCGTACCCACTGGAGCAGCAAGATCTTTTACCCCAAGTTCGGGAAGCTGCCCAGAATAATAATGGTTAA
- a CDS encoding family 43 glycosylhydrolase: protein MNLTIRKMENGRRKTEDRKDIPFSFLRSPFSILHILRSATLILLFFDVLAQETQMRTYCNPINLDYTYMIYNAHRDLSYRSGADPAVVEFRDEYYMFVTRSMGYWHSTDLLNWRFIKPQQWYFEGSNAPAAFNYQDSLLYVAGNPSGAMSVLYSDRPAKGEWQATPAILTQLQDPALFIDDDRQGYIFWGSSNKFPIRARTLDVDKNFRPSEEVYELFNLEPEQHGWERFGENHADTILGGYIEGPWMTKYNDKYYLQYAAPGTEFNVYGDGVYISDNPLGPYEYAPNNPFSYKPGGFINGAGHGSTVKGPLDIYWHFATMAVAINIGWERRIGMFPTFFDEDGLMYSDTYFGDYPHFAPAVPGQQGGFAGWMLLSYQKPVTVSSSQDNYSATQAVDENVKTYWLAQENNDEQWLEIDLETPATVYAIQVNFADHQAGLYGKVSGLQHRYWVEGSADGESWEVLVDRKNSYEDTPNDYVELSTPQKYRYIRYRNIQIPTPYLAISGLRVFGKSDGKVPHPVKGFSVQRKTDRRDAVISWKENEAAQGYNVLWGIAPDKLYSSWLLYDETQLELKSLNVDQTYYFSVEAFNENGVSERLDVIKVE from the coding sequence ATGAATTTAACAATACGGAAAATGGAAAACGGAAGACGGAAAACGGAGGACAGAAAAGATATTCCGTTTTCCTTTCTCCGTTCTCCCTTCTCCATCCTTCACATTTTACGGTCGGCTACGTTAATACTCTTGTTTTTTGACGTTCTCGCTCAAGAGACTCAGATGCGTACCTATTGCAACCCAATTAATCTTGATTATACCTACATGATTTATAACGCCCATCGCGACCTGTCGTACCGGTCGGGGGCTGACCCAGCGGTGGTGGAGTTTCGCGATGAGTACTATATGTTTGTGACCCGCTCGATGGGCTACTGGCACTCTACTGACTTACTGAACTGGCGATTTATCAAACCCCAGCAGTGGTACTTTGAAGGGTCTAATGCTCCGGCTGCTTTCAACTACCAAGATTCTTTGTTGTACGTAGCGGGCAATCCGTCCGGTGCCATGAGCGTGCTATACAGCGATCGCCCTGCCAAGGGAGAGTGGCAGGCAACTCCGGCCATACTAACCCAGTTGCAAGATCCGGCTTTGTTTATCGACGATGATCGGCAAGGGTACATTTTCTGGGGGTCTTCTAACAAGTTCCCGATTCGTGCCCGCACGCTGGATGTAGACAAAAACTTCCGCCCGAGCGAAGAAGTATACGAACTGTTTAACCTTGAACCGGAACAGCACGGCTGGGAGCGATTCGGGGAAAACCACGCCGATACAATACTGGGTGGCTATATTGAGGGGCCGTGGATGACCAAGTACAACGATAAATACTACTTGCAGTATGCCGCCCCCGGCACGGAGTTCAATGTGTACGGCGACGGAGTTTATATCAGTGATAATCCACTAGGACCGTACGAATACGCGCCTAATAATCCATTTTCTTACAAACCAGGCGGGTTTATTAACGGGGCTGGACACGGCAGCACAGTAAAAGGACCGTTAGATATTTACTGGCACTTCGCTACAATGGCAGTGGCAATCAACATTGGTTGGGAGCGACGCATCGGAATGTTTCCCACTTTTTTTGATGAAGACGGCCTGATGTACTCCGACACCTACTTCGGTGATTATCCGCACTTTGCTCCAGCGGTTCCGGGTCAGCAGGGAGGTTTTGCTGGTTGGATGCTACTTTCCTACCAAAAACCAGTAACCGTATCTTCAAGTCAAGATAATTATTCGGCAACTCAGGCCGTAGACGAAAATGTAAAAACCTACTGGCTAGCACAAGAAAACAATGATGAGCAATGGTTAGAAATTGACCTAGAAACTCCAGCCACTGTTTACGCCATTCAAGTAAACTTTGCCGACCACCAGGCCGGATTGTACGGCAAAGTTTCCGGTTTGCAGCATCGCTACTGGGTAGAGGGTTCCGCTGACGGAGAAAGTTGGGAAGTACTGGTTGACCGAAAAAATAGCTACGAGGATACCCCCAACGATTACGTAGAACTATCTACACCGCAGAAATACCGATACATCCGCTACCGCAATATCCAGATTCCCACCCCGTACTTAGCCATCTCCGGTTTGCGCGTATTCGGAAAAAGTGATGGAAAAGTCCCTCACCCGGTTAAAGGATTTTCAGTACAGCGAAAGACTGACCGTCGCGATGCAGTAATTAGCTGGAAAGAAAATGAAGCCGCTCAGGGCTATAATGTGTTGTGGGGTATCGCTCCCGATAAACTGTATAGCTCCTGGCTGCTCTACGACGAAACTCAACTGGAGTTGAAAAGCTTGAACGTGGATCAGACCTACTATTTTAGCGTAGAAGCCTTCAATGAAAACGGCGTTTCCGAACGGTTAGATGTAATTAAGGTCGAGTAA
- the bglX gene encoding beta-glucosidase BglX, translating into MKRITPLAQSLVLGLTISLSTSAQPHQASQFRAKADSIIALMTLEEKIGQLNLPAAGDITTGQAASSNIAENIKAGKVGGLFNVKSVEKIRDIQRVAVEESRLGIPLLFAMDVIHGYETMFPIPLGLACSWDMELIERTARLAAEEASSDGICWTFSPMVDISRDPRWGRVSEGSGEDPYLGSQIAQSMVNGYQGGDLSQPNTILSCVKHFALYGASEAGRDYNTVDMSRLKMYNTFFPPYQAAVEAGVGSVMTAFNEVDGIPASANRWLMTDVLRNQWDFDGFVVTDYTAINEMTAHGLGDLKTVSAKALQAGVDMDMVGEGFLTTLQESLNEGKLSEDQIDEACRRILIAKFQLGLFDDPYRYCRAEEAEEVIFSSEHRQEAREMATQTFVLLKNENNVLPLSKDTKIALVGPLAKNRENMPGTWSVAANFSESVSLYDGLINALGDNATITYARGANIVEDALLESRVSIFGKPTYRDSRSAEEMIEEAVEVSKDADVIVAAVGEAAEMSGESSSRTDINLPTSQRKLLEALVATGKPVVMVLFTGRPLSITWANEHVPAILNVWFAGSEAGDAITDGLFGDVNPSGKLAMTFPQNVGQIPIYYNHKNTGRPLPEGQWFQKFRSNYLDVTNEPLYPFGYGLSYTTFDYGELQLSKTSLTGNETLQASIEVTNSGEYSGQEVVQLYIRDVVGSITRPMKELKGFQKISLAPGETQTVRFEITPDDLKFYNYDLDYVWEPGEFEIMIGGNSADVTTQAVQWSK; encoded by the coding sequence ATGAAAAGAATTACTCCTCTAGCACAATCTCTCGTCTTAGGGCTAACTATTTCTCTATCTACTTCAGCACAGCCTCATCAAGCAAGTCAGTTCCGAGCTAAAGCTGACTCCATTATCGCACTAATGACGCTAGAGGAAAAAATTGGTCAGCTAAACCTACCCGCTGCTGGAGATATTACTACCGGACAGGCCGCCAGCTCCAACATTGCCGAAAATATTAAGGCGGGAAAAGTTGGTGGATTGTTCAATGTTAAATCGGTAGAGAAGATTCGGGATATTCAGCGGGTAGCGGTAGAGGAAAGTCGGTTGGGAATTCCGCTGCTATTTGCGATGGACGTGATTCACGGTTACGAAACTATGTTTCCTATTCCGTTGGGGCTGGCCTGTAGTTGGGATATGGAATTGATTGAACGAACCGCCCGTCTGGCGGCGGAAGAAGCCAGTAGCGATGGTATCTGTTGGACTTTCTCGCCGATGGTTGATATTTCCCGTGATCCGCGCTGGGGTCGCGTATCCGAAGGCTCCGGCGAAGATCCGTATTTAGGTTCGCAGATAGCCCAGTCGATGGTGAACGGCTACCAGGGGGGTGATTTATCGCAGCCTAACACCATACTTTCTTGTGTGAAACACTTTGCGTTGTACGGCGCCTCCGAAGCGGGCCGCGACTACAATACCGTGGATATGAGCCGTCTGAAGATGTACAACACCTTCTTTCCACCCTATCAAGCTGCCGTTGAGGCGGGAGTGGGTAGCGTGATGACTGCGTTTAACGAGGTAGACGGTATTCCGGCCAGTGCTAACCGATGGCTGATGACCGACGTACTCCGTAATCAGTGGGATTTCGATGGGTTTGTGGTAACCGATTATACCGCCATTAATGAAATGACCGCACACGGTTTAGGTGACCTGAAAACGGTATCGGCCAAAGCTCTTCAAGCTGGGGTTGATATGGACATGGTGGGCGAGGGTTTTCTGACTACGCTTCAGGAATCGCTCAATGAAGGTAAGCTTTCCGAAGATCAGATTGACGAGGCTTGTCGGCGGATTCTGATAGCCAAATTCCAGTTGGGACTTTTCGACGACCCGTACCGCTACTGCCGTGCGGAAGAAGCCGAAGAGGTTATTTTTTCGTCGGAACACCGGCAGGAGGCTCGGGAAATGGCCACCCAAACCTTCGTTCTACTCAAAAACGAAAACAATGTATTGCCACTGTCAAAGGATACTAAGATTGCTTTGGTAGGCCCACTGGCGAAAAATCGAGAAAATATGCCCGGCACCTGGAGCGTAGCGGCCAACTTTTCCGAATCAGTTTCGCTATACGACGGACTGATTAATGCCTTGGGCGACAATGCCACCATCACTTACGCCCGAGGGGCTAATATTGTAGAGGACGCTCTACTGGAAAGTAGAGTAAGTATCTTTGGCAAACCCACCTACCGCGATTCCCGCTCGGCGGAAGAAATGATTGAAGAAGCAGTAGAAGTCAGCAAGGATGCCGATGTGATTGTTGCCGCCGTAGGCGAAGCGGCCGAAATGAGCGGAGAAAGCTCCAGCCGCACAGATATTAATTTACCCACAAGTCAGCGAAAATTGCTGGAAGCATTGGTAGCAACTGGTAAGCCCGTGGTGATGGTACTATTTACCGGTCGCCCGCTATCTATCACCTGGGCGAATGAGCACGTTCCGGCTATTCTGAATGTTTGGTTTGCCGGTAGCGAAGCCGGAGATGCTATTACTGATGGGCTGTTTGGGGATGTTAATCCGTCGGGAAAACTAGCGATGACTTTTCCGCAGAACGTGGGGCAGATACCAATTTATTATAATCACAAAAATACGGGTCGGCCTCTACCCGAAGGACAGTGGTTTCAGAAGTTCCGGTCTAATTATTTGGATGTTACGAATGAACCCCTCTACCCTTTCGGCTACGGCCTCAGCTACACTACTTTTGACTACGGCGAGCTACAACTAAGCAAGACCAGTCTAACTGGAAACGAAACGCTACAAGCCAGCATTGAGGTAACCAACAGCGGTGAGTATAGTGGGCAGGAAGTAGTACAACTCTACATTCGCGATGTGGTAGGTTCTATCACCCGCCCAATGAAAGAGTTGAAAGGATTTCAAAAAATCAGCTTAGCTCCGGGTGAAACCCAAACGGTGCGCTTTGAAATTACTCCTGATGATCTGAAATTCTATAATTACGATCTGGACTATGTTTGGGAACCGGGTGAGTTCGAGATAATGATTGGCGGTAACTCAGCTGATGTCACCACCCAAGCAGTTCAGTGGAGTAAATAG
- the larB gene encoding nickel pincer cofactor biosynthesis protein LarB has protein sequence MSSDNFNIDLDRKGRLGFPEVIFGQSKTVEQLKSILAYHQQQAIPALATKVQAEKAQPLLAEFPEAFFDEESGVFGLNLNDSNKTDPAIVIVSGGTSDAYVVNEVFYTLRYLGVTASRIQDVGVSGLHRLMNRLEEIKTYKIIIAVAGFEAALPTVLGGLVAQPIIAVPTSVGYGVAAEGQVALHSLLASCANGITVVNIDNGYGAAIAAFRMLHTFKPNQP, from the coding sequence ATGAGTAGCGATAACTTTAATATTGACCTAGACCGAAAAGGCCGACTGGGTTTTCCCGAAGTAATTTTTGGTCAGTCTAAAACGGTGGAACAACTGAAAAGCATCCTCGCCTACCACCAGCAACAAGCAATACCTGCTTTAGCTACGAAAGTACAGGCCGAAAAAGCCCAGCCTCTGTTAGCAGAATTTCCCGAAGCCTTTTTTGATGAAGAATCTGGGGTGTTTGGGCTGAACCTAAATGATAGCAATAAAACTGACCCCGCGATAGTCATTGTCTCCGGGGGCACTTCCGATGCCTACGTGGTTAACGAAGTATTTTACACCCTCCGTTACTTAGGCGTAACCGCCAGCCGTATTCAGGATGTAGGGGTATCTGGTTTGCATCGGCTAATGAACCGCCTCGAGGAAATCAAAACGTATAAAATTATTATTGCAGTGGCCGGGTTTGAGGCCGCACTACCCACGGTGTTGGGCGGACTCGTAGCTCAGCCCATTATTGCGGTACCCACTAGTGTAGGCTACGGAGTAGCGGCCGAGGGTCAGGTAGCTCTGCACAGCTTACTGGCGAGTTGTGCTAATGGTATCACGGTGGTCAATATTGATAATGGCTACGGAGCGGCGATTGCAGCCTTTCGGATGCTACATACTTTTAAACCAAATCAACCATGA
- a CDS encoding helix-turn-helix domain-containing protein, protein MYSFFDILLFLGISQGLFLVIALQSLQNRNVEANRMLTRCLLIAVLMLFGRIALLRVQELWVWRFAILADTTIFLFGPWLYAYFHRLFLQKTGSPALQVWEYVPALLNALFFLWTLSLSLEHFMQLYQEVTFQYIFLAVEAGGIISLFVYLFRISKLIQTYRRVKDQQISFPQTALPFSIIVVGFLTILGLLWVVSFIAAYGFQTYLPVLNYSTFWVAIPILTYLIGYYSLRQPEIFRVHVPPKTQVKRDRLDPITVQRLKKRLQFYLEEEHVYLQDDLTLKKLADMIDTSPNNLSWLLNQVYQTTFYKYVNRYRVQSFVRRVKNKEHEQKTLLGLAFDSGFSSKSAFNTSFKAETGFTPSQFVNSRSSDGYRNTQL, encoded by the coding sequence ATGTACTCCTTTTTTGATATTCTGCTGTTCTTAGGAATCAGCCAAGGGCTGTTTCTGGTAATTGCCCTACAATCGCTGCAAAACCGCAACGTAGAAGCTAACCGAATGCTAACGCGCTGCTTGCTCATTGCCGTGCTGATGCTCTTTGGGCGAATCGCTCTGCTCCGGGTGCAAGAACTCTGGGTTTGGCGGTTTGCCATTCTGGCCGATACAACTATCTTTCTGTTCGGCCCCTGGTTGTACGCTTATTTCCACCGACTATTTTTACAGAAGACAGGTAGCCCCGCACTACAAGTTTGGGAATATGTACCCGCTTTACTAAATGCACTTTTCTTTCTCTGGACACTGAGTTTGAGTTTAGAACACTTTATGCAGCTATACCAAGAAGTGACTTTTCAGTATATTTTCTTAGCAGTAGAGGCCGGAGGCATCATTTCATTATTTGTGTATCTGTTCCGTATTTCTAAACTGATTCAGACCTACCGGCGGGTAAAAGATCAGCAAATTTCATTTCCTCAAACAGCCTTACCTTTTTCCATCATTGTCGTAGGGTTTCTGACCATACTCGGACTGCTTTGGGTGGTTAGTTTTATTGCTGCCTACGGATTTCAGACGTACTTGCCCGTACTGAATTACAGCACCTTTTGGGTAGCCATTCCGATTCTGACCTATCTCATTGGTTACTACAGCCTCCGACAACCGGAAATTTTCCGTGTACACGTACCTCCTAAAACGCAAGTAAAGCGCGACCGACTAGACCCCATTACGGTACAACGGCTAAAAAAGCGACTTCAGTTTTACCTGGAAGAAGAGCACGTGTACTTGCAAGATGACCTCACACTCAAAAAACTGGCCGATATGATAGACACCTCACCCAACAATCTAAGTTGGTTGCTAAACCAGGTGTACCAGACAACTTTCTACAAGTACGTCAACAGATACCGGGTACAGTCGTTTGTCCGTCGGGTAAAAAATAAGGAGCACGAACAGAAAACGCTGCTCGGTTTAGCCTTTGATTCGGGCTTTAGCTCCAAGTCGGCCTTTAACACCTCCTTCAAAGCTGAAACCGGATTTACTCCCTCCCAATTTGTGAACAGCAGGAGTAGCGATGGGTACAGAAACACCCAGTTGTGA
- the larC gene encoding nickel pincer cofactor biosynthesis protein LarC: MSVLYIEPFAGLAGDMLLSALCGLCDGYDEVIGLPEKLNLPDGKVEISTVNKNGIVCKHVKIIDLNEAAQPNGQGATTHSHSHKHTHSHDQGHSHSHNHSHAHRHLSHINDIIDKAEISDNARKIAKEIFLIIGKSESKVHDIPLEKIHFHEVSAVDSILDIVGCAVMLDTLNVEKTYSDPVCLGSGTVKTQHGVLPVPAPATADILRGIPTFKGNEPGEKTTPTGAAILQYLNPDFSVPTSAIKQSAYGPGTKDFTVANVVRVSLLASSPIEQAEMYVIETQLDDTSSEILGSDFQQQLLELGASDFYYTPIHMKKGRPGLKISVLTSPPSLEKACEFILEHTPTIGLRYYKVGKQMLSRNALEIETEYGTVKVKESIKPSGRRQRKIEYDSLREISQKLNKSVLETQELLRPLVNQNS; encoded by the coding sequence ATGAGTGTACTGTATATTGAACCCTTTGCCGGACTGGCCGGAGATATGCTACTGAGTGCCCTCTGCGGTTTATGCGATGGATACGACGAAGTAATCGGCTTACCCGAAAAACTTAACCTGCCCGATGGCAAAGTAGAAATCAGTACCGTGAATAAGAATGGTATTGTTTGCAAGCACGTCAAAATCATTGATTTAAATGAAGCGGCTCAACCCAATGGGCAGGGTGCCACCACACACTCGCACTCCCACAAACATACGCACTCTCACGACCAAGGACATTCTCACTCGCATAATCATTCCCACGCTCATCGCCACCTATCCCATATCAACGACATTATTGATAAGGCGGAGATTAGTGATAACGCTAGAAAAATTGCGAAAGAAATATTTCTAATTATCGGTAAGTCCGAATCCAAAGTACACGATATACCACTAGAGAAAATTCACTTTCACGAGGTAAGTGCGGTAGATTCTATCTTAGATATTGTGGGTTGCGCCGTGATGCTGGATACGCTGAACGTAGAAAAAACCTACTCCGATCCGGTGTGCTTGGGTAGTGGCACGGTAAAAACCCAGCATGGAGTGTTGCCCGTACCGGCACCGGCCACAGCGGATATACTACGCGGAATCCCTACTTTCAAAGGGAATGAGCCGGGCGAAAAAACTACTCCTACCGGAGCGGCGATTCTTCAGTATCTGAACCCTGATTTTTCGGTTCCTACGTCAGCGATAAAACAGTCAGCTTACGGGCCGGGCACCAAAGATTTTACCGTCGCCAACGTAGTGCGGGTCTCGCTACTTGCTTCTTCTCCTATTGAGCAGGCGGAGATGTACGTGATTGAAACCCAACTGGACGATACGTCTAGCGAAATTCTTGGATCCGACTTTCAGCAGCAGTTGCTGGAACTAGGGGCATCGGATTTTTACTACACTCCCATCCACATGAAGAAAGGGCGACCCGGACTTAAGATTTCGGTGCTCACTAGCCCACCTTCTTTGGAAAAAGCCTGCGAGTTTATTCTGGAACACACCCCCACCATCGGGCTGCGCTACTACAAAGTAGGTAAGCAGATGCTGAGCCGAAATGCCCTGGAAATTGAAACGGAGTACGGAACCGTAAAAGTAAAAGAATCAATAAAACCCTCCGGCCGGCGGCAGCGCAAGATTGAATACGATAGTCTGCGAGAGATCAGTCAAAAGCTTAATAAATCGGTTCTGGAGACCCAAGAACTATTGCGACCACTAGTCAACCAGAATAGTTGA
- the larE gene encoding ATP-dependent sacrificial sulfur transferase LarE — protein MVEKYLDVLEVWFKQRKQTITAFSGGIDSSLVLYLSHHFLGDKAIGCISASASLKQRDLDLAIDFCEKYGIKLKIIRTDELNDENYLQNPANRCYFCKNHLYIALTSLKEKYPGHTLLNGTNADDLGDYRPGLQAAREHNIASPFVDCGINKQMVREIAKHLGLAHWNKPASPCLSSRVPYGDSISRQKLKQIESAEAILNRYGFQDVRVRHFQQEARVEVPAQEMARLQAVFPLVSEEIRQLGFTFCTIDGEGLVSGKLNRALHE, from the coding sequence ATGGTAGAGAAATATTTAGACGTGTTGGAAGTATGGTTTAAACAGCGCAAGCAAACCATCACCGCTTTTTCGGGCGGAATAGATTCTAGCTTGGTGTTGTATCTGTCGCATCATTTTTTGGGCGATAAAGCCATTGGATGTATTTCGGCCTCCGCCAGTTTAAAGCAGCGCGATTTAGATTTAGCCATTGACTTCTGCGAAAAGTATGGAATTAAGTTGAAGATTATTCGCACCGATGAACTAAACGATGAGAACTACTTGCAAAATCCGGCCAACCGCTGTTACTTCTGTAAAAACCATTTGTACATCGCTCTTACTTCATTAAAAGAAAAATACCCCGGACACACGCTGCTAAACGGCACCAATGCCGACGATTTAGGCGATTATCGTCCGGGCTTACAAGCCGCTCGTGAACACAACATAGCATCGCCGTTCGTAGATTGTGGCATCAATAAACAAATGGTAAGAGAAATCGCCAAACATCTCGGTTTAGCCCACTGGAACAAACCCGCTAGTCCCTGCCTTAGCTCCCGGGTTCCCTACGGAGATAGCATCAGCCGACAGAAGCTGAAACAGATTGAATCTGCCGAGGCAATCCTCAATCGGTACGGCTTTCAGGATGTGCGGGTTCGTCACTTTCAGCAGGAAGCTCGCGTAGAAGTCCCCGCTCAAGAAATGGCGCGGTTACAGGCGGTGTTCCCCCTGGTTTCGGAAGAGATTAGGCAGCTAGGTTTTACCTTTTGCACTATTGATGGAGAAGGTTTGGTTTCGGGTAAACTAAACCGTGCTCTGCATGAGTAG